The DNA window ATGCATGGTGTCAAAATGCTCCTCTAGCATCCATGGGGTTAGAGCATATGTAGTTTTTTCACTGTATTTCAACCACATGTGCAACCCGACTATAACTAAACCAGTTTACTGTGTTACGATCGCAGATTTTTCCCTCCCCTGGTGCTTTTGCATTTTCGAATGGACTACCTCCATATGACCAACGCCTTTTCACGTGACCCCTTTACAGTTAGTAAACACATATGGCCATGCGCCATACAGAAACTAGATATGTGTTTTTCCCCGAAATAAGAAAACAGATGGTCacggtaacttcagatatgcgggctgtgcaaactccatacagtgaatgggttgtgctctcccgacagcaccgcagtgaactgcaggcatggctcgactagtgagtggggacgcaacgcaacctgtttacacagaacctctctagtgatgaggctgtgcacacatgcctctgtctcgctagccaacgtagcctttgacaccgggcagcaagcacttGAATCATGGCTCTCATATTCTGGGAACGAAAAACATTGGCTCTTCGACAcgtatgaaaaattaccaaaaacgagccaacgagatgtttcggcgaagcttggcattccccaggaggctaccttgtgtttaaactgctccaggctgcgtctccccacgagtccctcccactccccctcgcccttctcatctctcctatgccagcaagcccagcgcgactttcccaattccaagcagttagagtggctttttaaaactgtgtcaaaaaatcacgttgtaggctaggctactactgtaggctacagcaggctatgcaacagtgtgttatttatcggtgtagcaatttcaagtgcccatgtctagccgcgttttgcatgcataacctgaatcacactgtgcagaaactcgccagaagacgtttgtcgaatgggaactttacaaacgtATTTGatatcataagagatgacgacccgtgcgtggtctatgcttcgaaatgcatataagcctcgtctttctcagcgctcatttttggcagacaggtagagacaaaaaagaggtgaaataataggcctacaaattcggttttagtaatcaaccgcttacagtgttcaaattggctcctcggacaaacgtgaccactataagcggattccactgttaacattctgtacggttaggtgagttatggaaatgcagatattgtcactcacgtctcgtcaccgtcaaactatttaggagtgtctgggatgaaagatatcccggtgtaacggtgtgcggtaaggtaacccaccgagataacaccgtattttaaaattcagacggttatcttcaccgtcatcatatttaagcgcggttaccgtgaaaaccggtaaccgttacagccctacttgCTACAGTGTGACTGACCGGGACACATCTGGTTATATAGTTACTACCATTGTCCTCAGTGCCCCAGTCCTGCTCAgctgtagccaggccgtgccctcctagtgacgcaacagcttcgaagagatttgaaagtcgatgataatcaggctgactCAGCTGGTAGAGTTCAGACGTGCCAACAGTGGTCAAATTGTACTGTAGAGGACTGGTTCAAGTGCAAaggtaatggatgccaactagtagagttctgtagaacattagtaaacctcaaGCTGTAGGCAGCAGATACAGTTTGGGGTCCCAGTTTTGCCTGGCTACCCTTTCACAGGCTAATGTAGGCAAATAGAGGTGTCCGCCAGAAAACAGCAAATTAAACTGACGCTGTACCAAGTTCAACACGTCCGGCATCTATGAAAATCTCCTCAGCTCTGACGAAAATGTACTAAATCTACTTAAAGTAGATTCAAATCTAGTCTAGTATTCCTGCTTGGACACCTCCACCCCAATCAAAACCCATCCCAAATCATATTGACACACTCACAGAAGTCTAGAAGACACACAATGGAGTGGAAAACAACGtccacgcgcacagacacaaaaGCAGCTTTACACACGCTGACACCTTCAAaaccatacagacacagacagagagagaggatcagATGGGGAATTACGGCACACAGTTCagtccaggggcctatactaaccCCGGCACCACTATGTCATATCATATAAACTAGGGCTgctacgattaatcgactaatcgtgactaatcgactataaaaattagtcgacaagaattttcatggtcgactaatcgtttcatttaattcaatgtttttttacttactttactaatgctttattactttattgaaacctaaaattgcccagcacgtatgaattggacgttgtatctcggagtaaataagctaccatcatgatttaaagcttATTGTGAGCtctaattttaactttttttccccaatttccttgaatattaaagtgctagagtacttgaaaaatgtaTCGTTTCACTAATCGAcaattcgaaaaaaatagttgatagattaattaGGAGAAAATTAATCGTTTAGGACCGCCCtaatataaacataaacacagTGTCCTGAATaattccccccaccccctctctgtcttgtGCACAGGGTTCTCACGGGttatggaatttctggaatatcattgaatttcatattttttttccagtcatggaaagtcatggaattgtaccattttgcatgcacagtcatggaatatcatggaattgtCTCAACAATTatgtaaaagcaaaaacttttttgtttggtgtatagcattgtttcttactggtaatactacaatgcaatgagcccactgaagtctggcggtggctagGCGTCtactctaggggtgaagataatcttcagttttcacacttttaagaACTTTTAAACGTCATTTCTTTTtatggaagtggtcatggaaattcaggtttttttgggtctggaaagtcatggaaaatcatggaattttatatctgaattagagtgggaaccctgtgtgcAGGTCTATGGGCTCTGGTGAACAACGCTGGCGTCTCGACCTTCGGAGAGGTGGAGTTCACCTCCATGGAGACCTACAGACAGGTGTCAGAGGTCAACCTGTACGGCACCATCCGGGTCACCAAGGCCCTGCTGCCACTCATACGCAGGTCcaaaggtacagtacagtatcctATAGTACAATACAGTATGGTGTAGTACACTACAGGATAgtacagtatactatactatatagtacagtacagtacagtacagtacagtacagtacagtatagtatagtatagtgtagaaCTTAAAggataatttcagtcaatttcaatatgcatttgtaatgctcacactaccctggacttgtcagtacctgagggttttttttccttcttcagccttttccgagatcctattGTAATGGGGTcagcggtttgtttacatttcaaaaaacatttttatttattcccaaaaacatccaaaaggttatgcaacatcagcagacaactagcaaacagtagtaccttttgggaaaatatttggagtaggcctatgttatttttttattttattttaaaatgtaaacaaacgctgcccccattagaatagctcatatctcggaaagggctgagccaaaaaatgtggcatcaccgggtactgacaagtgaagggtaACGTGACCTACAACAGCATGTTgtaattgactgaagtggtccatTAATCCTGTAGTACAGTGTAGTATAGCATTCAGTATCAGtagcattttttgttttgttttaaatgtgtggaggagaactttcagcaatgtggcagcattgCATTTTATTACAGTTTGCCGGACTTGTTGCTGACTTTTTGAGATCTTCTTGTATTTTAGTTACTTGaatctttgaaaaactctttattttttgcaaggcatgtctatttgtattgttattaatctgaaatgtgatgtgttacatgtatttggaattaggaccccaggaagactagcgaactgctacggcataaactaatggggatcctttaataaaagaaaaataaataaagataagATATAGTAATATATACGCTAAGCAATTTGACACGAGTGGAAGGGATCATGGTAACAGATAGGCTATCGTTCTGGGTGTGGTTCGGCTATAGGATGGTATCCATTTACCATCCTCCCCAACACGAGTGCACTGGGTTTCCAATGGCTCTCTACTGTAACACAGTAAAACACAGTAAAGTGTTTGTTCACTTGGAGATTATATTCAGTCCTAGAGAAGCCTCCAAGTGGTGAATTAACCCTGCATTTTGTACCatattaataatatattattaatttaataatataataatatattattaatattaattattaataatattattatgtatactgtgtgtgtgtgtgtgtgtgtgtgtgtgtgtgtgtgtgtgtgtgtgtgtgtgtgtgtgtgtgtgtgtgtgtgtgtgtgtgtgtgtgtgtgtgtgtctccaactcTCAGGGCGCGTAGTGAACCTGGCCAGCATGAATGGTCGCATGAGTAACGCTCTGAGCTCGGCCTACTGCTTATCTGCGTatctctaacgtgtgtgtgtgtgtgtgtgtgtgtgtgtgtgtgtgtgtgtgtctccacctcTCAGGGCGCGTGGTGAACCTGGCCAGCATGTACGGCCGCATGTCCAACGGTCTGCGCTCCGCCTACTGCGTGTCCAAGTACGGCGTGGAGGCCTTCTCCGACTGCCTGCGTTACGAGATGAAGCAGTGGGACGTCAAGGTGTCCCTGGTCGAGCCGGGCAACTTCGTGGCCGCCACCGGCATCCTGACGCGTGACATCGTGGCGGCCACGGCGGAGAAGATGTGGCGCGAGGCGCCCCCCGCTGTCCGGGAGGACTACGGCAAGGGCCACTTCGAGCAGCACATGGCCCTGATGCGGTCCTACTGCGGCGGCGGTCAGAGGGACGCGGCGCCCGTGCTCGAGGACATCGCCGACGCCGTCACCTCGCGGCGGCCGTTCACGCGCTACAACCCCATGGAACCGCACTGGTGGATCCGCATGCAGGTCATGACCCACCTGCCGGCCGCACTGTCGGACAGACTGTACTTttaaacctttaagagtgtaccgtcacaccggtgagacgggaatgttcgggcagtgaaagttctatagaattctgggcgtcattcaatacaatatggaattgtagaatcttgcattgttatagaacgcattctttttatagaatgctcaaaaacccacactcttaaagggacactgtgtgagatttttagttgtttatttccagaatccatgctgcccattcactaatgttacctttttcatgaatacttaccaccaccatcaaattctaagtattcattatgaccggaaaaattgcacttttcaaacatgaaaagggggatcttctccatggaccgcttttttgaatttccaaaaatagccatttttaggtgcaaaaatgactctccttggaccatactagaacatatttctttattacttagtaaaccttcatgtaaatatcaaatttggcgatagccaacccagtttcaatgagcagcatagttgcagtaccttttttgaccatttcctgcacagtgtccctttaaataaatgggggatggatggatggatggcgtaGTTCGtggtatacacacatacacacacacacacacacacacacacacacacacacacacacacacacacacacacacacacacacacacacatcaattcaCGGATGCCATCCCACATGCAGTACATACCActtccagtggtgtagtggagATTTTTAAAGAGGGGGCTACGTGATTTGTGACGTCATCAATTAATTAGGTAACTTATCACGTCAAACCACTCCCCTGACCTActgtcctgtcttctcctttTTTTGATCTGTTTGGTCACTCAACCGCAATACTGCTGTGTGCACTGCTCATTctatcctttttgtattcaaacacggacagaagttgttggatttttttttgttttttttaattaatttcacctcaggagaagtgggtggaatGGGTACCCCCGTGTACCACgccgcccactacacccctgtttCACTGCCATCACCACTTTAAACCCTAGCCCTTTGACAGACTGAACTTCCTGTATAAAACCAAGGAAACGGGACCTTTCTCTCTCCAGTCGTGGGTTCAGTGGCAAGGGACTGTGCCCACTGTAGTGCTCAGTGATGACAGTAACTGAAGTGCAAAAGGGATTCAAAAGCTCCTGTATGCCGGCCGGGTCTTTTCTATGTGACGTCAGCGACCTTCATTTCAATGCATTCGAAACAAGTACAAGTGGCATAAACTTACGTAAACTTACACGccactgttttctgtggaaacttgtagtagggagagagagagagagagacagagagagagaggaatagttgAGTCTATGGAGTAGTAATAGCATTAAACTTCAGGTGCTGCTCATCGATGTCCAGCagagccctgaagaaggtcacaCATGACCGAAACACACGTCAGCTTGATGTCCcattgtagtgtttctcaacctttttttaggcgaggaggcaccctttcaattcatgaaaaatctcaaggctccccaaaccaacaagccgtagtatggcatcgcatccgataccacacaggcttagaaaagtaacacatttggagacgtcacacaacctatattcgaagttgcagctttatctctgacaggctatgtgtaggccaaactggggcaacctaaatttactttattgttcatgaatggtagatgaaagattgcACTGACTACGCATTTTattcatttagacaaatatgtactcTAGGCTATTACATAATTtcatttaggtcaatttcacataccgtcagccaTGTTTCTGCGGCGCCCCTGAGGGGGGcgtacggcaccccagggtgccacggcaccctggttgagaaacactctcccattgaatagaatagaatagaataaaggcCACTCGAGTGACTTGGATATAAAGTATAttttataccagtggttctcaactggaacagtctggggacccaccattttccactctcattcggtcgcgacccaatttttttagcgttcaagtcaattcaatgcaattctcaaaatgtaaccaagactcgaatgactggttgcacgctatatatctcgcataaacattcagattttatctatgacgacagatgacattATTCAtgacagagttcactagcctatcaacataaaagttgtaaattgttgcaggaaaagttagattcttttttttttagaattacgttttttttacaccaagactccgcgacccacccatgacccctccgcgacccacttttgggtcgcgacccaccaattgagaaacactattttatACCGTACCTGCTATACTTCATAACAGAGGTGGCTTGACGTCCTTGTGAAAAAAGGTGAATAGAGGTCTCTCATGAACGCGTCACAGTgttgctgcaatgtgtgtgtaatgctatCTTGTAACGTCCTACAGGTTATTAGtaatggtgtgcattggcactgccctcacgattcgattcgattccgattcgggaggtttcgattcgattcgattcaattctaagatgcattgcaatgcaatgcattacatttctactgaaagcaaagcaaatgtttcatcagtcatgatgaggcaatacaagtagtcagctACTGTGCAACATTTTATtgcctgttttctgtatcagtattGCAGTTTTcagtgctttgaagtgcttttatttaatttaacattcatttgcacctgaaatatccacggaagtaattgaaacttaaaaaaattgctgcatcgattctggaacttgccgcattgaattgaatcgtccatgccacgcattgcattgcattgcattgtcgaatcgatcattgttgacaccactagttatTAGCAGCTGctgatatgtgtgtgtaatgttatcTTGTAACGTCCGACAGGTTGTGAGGTCAGGAGAGGGAGGCCAGCTTTTGCAATTGTGGTTTTCAACCCACAGACAGAGGAAGCAGGAAATGGAATGGACTGCAACTCGAGGATTAACTGAACACGagtctttctcaagttgagttaacttacaaacttaaggcagcagggcaagttACTTTTttgcatttaacccattgacgcctaaggcacctgcaaaaaaggggtgctgaatgcctgagtcctttttaagaaaagctgccctcagtctataaaaacctaaatatctcagcttctgaagcacataaaaatatgcatgaAGTTGCATTAAACGCTAAGACCATCATCTTTCATTAGAgcgtgttcattcatctcaaacaaaccgatatttttaataaagttgtctcaaatctcatgagcctgaatgttgcgtaatgcagctccaggcgccagggccaatgttgtgcaacgcaacatcaggaatcaatgggttaactggctgcaatgttttacagtgtactactTGGGCCTAAGTACTACTTaaatgtttttgggaaacactggctgaTGAATTGCAGCCTCACTATAGACATGACTTAAAAGTTACCTTCTAGTTACTCCTGAAACATCCCATAACTGGACACTGACTGGACTGGTCcgtgggtggtacctcaaaaaagaggtgacagatgcgcATTGgttgacattgcaagaaactgaacgcacatCTTTTTTGgagtaccaatcaagcgacacaatggtactaaggtactgccacagcgacaagttctgtacctttatttctgagagtgtgttACTTAAATGCTACATGTGAATGTTTGTTGTTTTTCGGCCAATGACATTTACTGTATGATGCAGAATGTGCTTCCTGAGAAAAGAATGCCTGTGGCTGTGTTAACAGAAGGAAATGTATTCAGTGTTTTAACCATGCAAAATCATGATTAAAATGGAAGTTTAAGTGGAAGCGTTAATGGTATTGAGGATGTATCAATAATaatgcttttttttctccttccacaTTTTGTACAATCAGCACTTTTGAATAGATATCGCTTTATCTTGTATTCATTCTGCAGCATTGTAATGATGTAATTATGACTTAATTGCATTTGTTTAGTGTGAGATTGAGATTTTATGTTTCTGACATCTCTCGGTGGTGATTTTTGGAGAACTGGACtcgaaaagagagagcgagagagagatggagattgtATGTGGGAGGGAATAATTAACAGCAAAAGGCAGTGGTGGTCGCCTGAAGCAGAAAGGCACATTGTactggggctctgtgtgtgtgtgtgtgtgtgggggggtggcccCCCAAAACCAATGGAGACGggaggagtgtgcgtgcgtgcgtgtgtgcatgcgtgtgtgtgtatgtatgtgtgtgcgcatgtgtgcgtgctcgttcgtgagtctgtgtgtgtgtgtattccaataTGTGTGTTGTGCAGAATGACTAGAAGTAGTacattgtgtgcctgtgtgtgcgcaagtgtgtgtgtgcgtgtatgtatgtgtgtgtgcgtgtatgtatgtgtgtgtgtgtgtgggcgcatgtgtgcgtgcacgttcatgagtgtgtgtgtgtgtgtattccaataTGTGTGTTGTGCAGAATGACTAGAAgtagtacattgtgtgtgtgtttgtgtgtgtgtgcgtgcgtgcgtgtgtgtgtgtgcatgcacgttcgtgagtgtgtgcgtgtgtgcgtggtgttaatgtgtgtgtgtgtgcgtgtgtgtatggtgttaATGGGGGGTGGGATCCCCAAAAACCAATGGGAAAGGCCGCTACTGTTGCTTTCAGCTCTTGGCCTCTGGTCT is part of the Engraulis encrasicolus isolate BLACKSEA-1 chromosome 9, IST_EnEncr_1.0, whole genome shotgun sequence genome and encodes:
- the bdh1 gene encoding D-beta-hydroxybutyrate dehydrogenase, mitochondrial; translated protein: MAPLPYVRVVFLVGFSVFLTLVLGFGLPAALNFLARCVGYPEASVTECVVVVYSLFVLYVAMPRLPRGTVKIEGKAVFITGCDSGFGHALAKHLHSKGFTVFAGCLLKDKGGEGAKELEEVHSERLKVVQLDVCSDEEVQQAAEFVKTSLGDAGDGGLWALVNNAGVSTFGEVEFTSMETYRQVSEVNLYGTIRVTKALLPLIRRSKGRVVNLASMYGRMSNGLRSAYCVSKYGVEAFSDCLRYEMKQWDVKVSLVEPGNFVAATGILTRDIVAATAEKMWREAPPAVREDYGKGHFEQHMALMRSYCGGGQRDAAPVLEDIADAVTSRRPFTRYNPMEPHWWIRMQVMTHLPAALSDRLYF